Genomic window (Synechococcus sp. LA31):
GGGCGTGTCACTCGCTCTGGCAAACTCCTTGCGCGCAGGTCCGGCATGATCCGGGCCCATCTCGAGTTAATCCGAGGTGTCCCAGGCGCAGGGATAACGTCCCGGTTCCCGTCCGCGCTCTCCCAGCGCCCTACATCCTTCGTTCCCCCATGGATTCCATCACCTCTGCAGCGTCCGTGATCGCTGCTGGTCTGGCTGTCGGCCTCGGCGCTATTGGCCCTGGTATCGGTCAGGGCACCGCAGCCGGCTCCGCAGTTGAAGGCATCGCTCGCCAGCCCGAAGCTGACGGCAAGATCCGCGGCACCCTGCTGCTGTCTCTGGCCTTCATGGAAGCACTCACCATTTATGGCCTCGTGGTCGCACTGGTGCTGCTGTTCGCCAACCCCTTCGCCGGCTGATCGCGCTTGAGGTGAGAAGAGACCCGGCATCAACCGGGTCTCTTCACTCCATTCACCTCACTGCATCCGTACGCGACCGCTTTCAACCGACCGCACCCCCGCCTCATGACCAGCTGGCTTCTGCTTGGTGCCACGGAGGGAGGTCTTTTTGACCTCGATGCCACCCTGCCGCTGATGGCAGTTCAGGTGGTTCTCCTCACCTTCATTCTCAATGCCCTGTTCTTCCGCCCCGTTGGTCGGGTTGTGGAAGAGCGCGAGGGTTACATCACCACCAGCCGTGCCGAGGCCAAGCAAAAGCTGGCTCAGGTGGAGCGTCTGGAGGGGGATCTGCGC
Coding sequences:
- the atpE gene encoding ATP synthase F0 subunit C, which encodes MDSITSAASVIAAGLAVGLGAIGPGIGQGTAAGSAVEGIARQPEADGKIRGTLLLSLAFMEALTIYGLVVALVLLFANPFAG